One Nicotiana sylvestris chromosome 12, ASM39365v2, whole genome shotgun sequence genomic window carries:
- the LOC138883480 gene encoding uncharacterized protein — protein MSTSTWEFENVLIKSTFVGKPKAGEKLLLYLAISEVAVSAVLVREEQGKQSPIYYVSKSLLDAETRTAIKSQVLADFSQGIQLEAEKELQVFNGANPGTWTLFTDGSSNVRGAGLGVVLLPPTGETIRQAIKCHSITNNEAEYETMIAGLELARELAINQIII, from the exons atgtcaacaagtACTTgggaatttgaaaacgtacttatcaaatccacctttgttggcaaaccaaaggctggggaaaagcTACTCCTCTACCTTGCTATTTCGGAGgtggcggtaagtgctgttttggtCCGTGAAGAGCAAGGTAAACAATCACCTATCTATTAcgtaagtaaatctttgttagatgcagagacgag aactgctataaaatcacaagtattagctgattttagtcagggaatacagttagaagcagaaaaagaattacaggtgttcaatggagctaatccaggaacttggactttattcactgatggctcatctaatgtaaGAGGAGCAGGTTTGGGGGTAGTATTgctaccacctacgggtgaaaccattcggcaagctattaaatgtcattccataactaacaatgaggcagaatatgagactatgattgcaggtttagaactggcacgggaacttgccataaatcagattataatctaG